A single region of the Labeo rohita strain BAU-BD-2019 chromosome 3, IGBB_LRoh.1.0, whole genome shotgun sequence genome encodes:
- the rbbp6 gene encoding E3 ubiquitin-protein ligase RBBP6 isoform X1 gives MSCVHYKFSSKLNYDTVTFDGLHITLSDLKRQIMGREKLKAADCDLQITNAQTKEEYTDDGALIPKNSSVIIRRIPIGGLKSTSKTYVIDRSEPSGSSKAIDDSPSISLALLSKTANLAETNASEEDKIKAMMSQSNHDYDPIHYAKKLVGPPPPNYTCFRCGKTGHYIRNCPTNGQDRSFEAPQRIKKSTGIPRSFMVEVDDPNRKGVMLTNSGIYAIPTIDAEAYAIGKKEKPPFLPQNQSSSSEEEDPVPDELLCLICKDLMTDAVVIPCCGNSYCDECIRTCLLESDEHVCPTCKQSDVSPDALIANKFLRQAVNNFRNETGYTKRIRKAAAAHQAAAQGAQTPQAPAQRPPMRLTTSRQQDPLMANVPSSAADSTPPQSAPAAPLSPVATHQPSSTPPSSSSSTVNSSSALAASNYSPVVNSPPHTTKQDDPPLSKEPEVPASTVVPSSDTTVQTTTIPKGYHVPVIGKPNMPQHHMHRSGQPRGSGPRPTGNRPSWEPSSSRGRGPSERPPRTQPPPVQNLPPVVPPVYVPPALFPPPPHPMPQPPGGVPQQYPIQYPPGQQPPPPYNIPPPVFPPVPPNVTAPWVPPGPQPPIANPIPNIPAAPFLSKEEFYRQQRRLKEDSQCRFVTREKKSKLEEFTNDFAKELLEYRKIQKERRRSYSRSKSPYRDSSYSGSSYSYSKSRSRSRSPRSYSRSVSRSRSRSRSRSRSRSRSYSRSPYSRRGRGRSRSYRSRSRTPTYHRSRSRSPSYRGREMPGIGTGIYRSRSRSPLYRNHSPGKKLPPPSQIEGERKYAGRYREIPPYDAKAYYGRNIDQSDPYERERYREWEREYREWYDKYFKNYNNPPGGQMRSRAPGGRDPYTPERFAPPRPRENSPYSRGRREDYPPPPQSHGVPQRSRGAMTYQEKCAEKYGHLHVNAAGAGRGLNKEPLKPLKDREPSGSTAADPKSMKHKKHRKKKREDGDLFSHSDSMDESRKDDRKEDSMLMNSSRDDATPVRDEPMDSAAVLYKTTPVKEKKEKTKSKTDKVKRKSDNSGQKKEASGKTTKPAREKESDVPREKVAPVEPAIKRVKDEPSHKSEPSKPQSSESKLMLPRKLMQSRPIKHHQEPKPIKDEAKSKKELVKEPAKQDKGPVKDGKVPKKEPEKPVKTEEKMPAKTVDTKQDKRKRKDDKPPAKELDAPPVKVAKMEADMAKSSPKPKPRLESERPVEKEKVAIPSLMDIKPEPVKKIRINRETGKRISSIDRPLSGEDSAHATGKGRLDKSRAKLRRKVHAPDGSGSVLVDYTSTSSTGGSPVKKHEDKLDLKKTVVKTLEEYTNDSSTPAEDEIVMIQVPRSKWEKEDYESEDDDSKVTAKAGSVNTSTSAPSEENTAVKSADKESPNADKAPPVSKEADVKPAKDMSGDKEKDTDKEKDRERERDRGKEKDRSSTADREVTDKRKPSAPNQERERAQEKGSDHSSERSSSSQSSRDRQADRTEPTSRKPAGRETTTAPTSRKAEHRDDAREHLRSKDERNPIRRRVSPSPPPRVKDSHTDSGRKTLETPQESQSPSRNKRAPSQNAPELKRTGPEDHKGDWPSSKESQGSRHSDVRPAKDREHRTPHRALTPEPRTDAEKGGAHGDHIKSIPSARSTRLSSDLARETDEAAFVPDYSESDSETSDVESKMEQRGRERDSSGSQSPSPSGSHGHSSTPSSPGSQDSKKKKKDKKEKKEKKKHKKHKKHKKHKKHTSNESESDLKGQKHKHKKKKSKKSKDKDKDDKEKDESERDEHKAKASV, from the exons ATGTCTTGTGTCCATTACAAGTTTTCTTCTAAACTTAACTACGACACGGTCACCTTCGATGGCCTTCATATCACGCTCAGTGATTTGAAACGCCAGATCATGGGGCGAGAAAAGCTGAAGGCCGCGGATTGCGACCTGCAAATCACCAACGCTCAGACTAAAGAAG AATACACTGATGATGGAGCCCTCATCCCCAAAAACTCGTCTGTCATCATCAGACGAATCCCTATTGGAGGGCTTAAGTCGACAAGCAAAACATATGTCAT cgATCGATCTGAACCAAGTGGATCTTCAAAAGCA ATTGATGATTCTCCATCCATTTCACTGGCCCTGCTTTCAAAG ACAGCCAATCTTGCTGAAACAAATGCATCCGaggaagacaaaataaaagcaatgatGTCTCAGTCCAACCATGACTATGACCCAATCCA TTATGCAAAGAAGCTTGTTGGTCCACCTCCTCCAAACTACACATGCTTTCGTTGTGGAAAAACTGGACATTATATTCGAAACTGCCCAACGAATGGG CAGGATCGAAGTTTTGAAGCTCCTCAACGGATAAAGAAAAGCACAGGAATTCCTCGGAGTTTCATGGTGGAGGTTGATGATCCAAACAGAAAGGGAGTCATGTTGACCAACAGTGGAATATATGCCATTCCTACTATTGATGC TGAGGCCTATGCCATTGGGAAGAAAGAGAAGCCACCGTTTTTGCCCCAGAATCAATCTTCATCCTCAGAGGAAGAAGATCCAGTACCTGACGAGCTGCTCTGTTTGATCTGCAAGGATCTTATGACGGACGCTGTGGTTATCCCCTGCTGTGGAAATAGCTACTGTGATGAGT GTATTCGAACGTGTTTGCTGGAGTCTGACGAACATGTTTGCCCAACCTGCAAACAATCAGATGTATCTCCTGATGCTTTGATCGCGAACAAATTTTTGCGCCAA GCAGTGAATAATTTCAGGAATGAAACTGGATACACCAAGAGGATTCGAAAAGCCGCAGCTGCTCATCAAGCAGCTGCTCAAGGAGCCCAAACACCACAGGCTCCTGCCCAGCGGCCACCTATGAGACTAACAACCTCACGCCAGCAGGACCCTCTGATGGCCAATGTTCCAAGCTCAGCAGCTGATAGCACCCCTCCCCAAAGCGCACCTGCCGCTCCTTTATCTCCTGTTGCCACTCATCAGCCCTCCAGCACCCCACCTTCTTCCAGCAGCTCCACTGTAAACAGCAGCAGTGCACTTGCAGCGTCGAACTATAGCCCTGTGGTGAATTCTCCTCCGCACACTACTAAGCAGGATGATCCTCCTTTGTCAAA GGAACCAGAGGTCCCAGCATCTACTGTTGTGCCTTCATCAGACACCACTGTCCAGACAACAACTATTCCGAag GGATACCATGTCCCAGTAATTGGAAAGCCGAATATGCCTCAGCACCACATGCACAGATCAG ggCAGCCAAGGGGTAGTGGACCAAGGCCGACTGGAAACCGTCCTTCATGGGAGCC GTCCTCAAGTAGAGGGAGAGGTCCTAGTGAGCGACCACCAAGAACACAGCCTCCTCCAGTACAAAACCTTCCTCCTGTAGTTCCTCCAGTCTATGTGCCTCCTGCTCTTTTTCCTCCTCCACCACATCCTATGCCTCAGCCACCTGGTGGTGTTCCACAGCAGTATCCCATACAGTATCCTCCAGGACAGCAGCCTCCACCTCCCTACAACATTCCACCACCTGTATTTCCACCTGTCCCACCAAATGTGACCGCTCCATGGGTGCCTCCTGGTCCGCAGCCACCTATAGCCAACCCTATCCCTAATATTCCAGCGGCACCTTTTCTATCCAAGGAGGAGTTTTACCGTCAGCAGCGTAGACTGAAGGAGGA TTCCCAATGTCGATTCGTTACCAGGGAGAAGAAGTCTAAACTTGAGGAGTTTACCAATGACTTTGCCAAAGAGCTTTTGGAGTACAGAAAGATCCAGAAGGAGAGAAGGCGATCCTACTCTAG ATCAAAATCTCCTTACAGGGATTCCTCTTACAGTGGCTCATCATATTCCTATTCAAAATCTCGCTCTCGGTCCAGATCACCACGCTCCTACTCTCGATCAGTTTCCCGATCTCGGTCAAGATCCCGCTCACGCTCTCGTTCCAGATCACGCTCCTACTCTCGCTCACCGTACTCCCGCAGGGGCCGAGGGCGAAGCCGTAGCTATCGATCTAGGTCACGCACGCCAACATATCATCGCTCCCGCAGTAGATCACCATCTTATAGGGGTCGGGAGATGCCTGGAATAGGAACTGGAATCTATCGTTCCCGCTCCAGATCCCCACTCTATAGGAATCACAGTCCCGGCAAGAAACTCCCACCCCCTTCTCAAATCGAGGGTGAGCGCAAATATGCAGGGAGGTACAGAGAGATCCCACCTTACGACGCCAAGGCTTATTATGGCCGCAACATAGACCAGAGTGACCCCTATGAGAGAGAGCGATATAGAGAGTGGGAAAGAGAGTACAGGGAGTGGTACGATAAATACTTTAAGAACTACAACAACCCACCAGGTGGTCAAATGAGAAGCCGTGCTCCAGGTGGCAGAGACCCCTATACCCCTGAGCGTTTTGCTCCTCCCCGACCAAGAGAAAACTCCCCCTACAGCAGGGGACGTCGGGAGGATTATCCGCCGCCACCTCAGAGCCATGGTGTCCCACAGAGAAGCAGAGGAGCCATGACATACCAAGAGAAGTGTGCTGAGAAGTATGGCCACCTTCATGTCAACGCCGCTGGAGCAGGGAGAGGACTTAACAAAGAGCCTTTGAAACCTCTCAAGGACAGAGAACCCAGTGGCAGCACTGCTGCAGACCCCAAGTCTATGAAGCATAAAAAGCATCGCAAAAAGAAGAGAGAAGATGGTGACCTTTTCAGCCACTCTGACTCTATGGATGAATCCAGGAAAGATGACCGTAAGGAGGACTCCATGCTGATGAATTCGAGTCGTGACGATGCCACACCTGTCAGAGATGAGCCCATGGATAGTGCTGCAGTGCTCTACAAGACTACCCCTGtaaaggaaaagaaagagaagaCTAAAAGCAAAACTGACAAAGTTAAACGAAAGTCTGACAACAGTGGGCAGAAGAAGGAAGCATCAGGAAAGACGACAAAACCTGCCAGAGAGAAAGAATCTGATGTACCGCGAGAGAAGGTGGCTCCCGTTGAACCAGCCATTAAGAGAGTCAAAGATGAACCATCCCACAAATCTGAACCAAGCAAACCTCAATCCTCAGAGTCCAAACTCATGCTCCCACGCAAGTTGATGCAGTCTAGGCCCATCAAACACCATCAGGAGCCGAAGCCTATCAAAGATGAGGCCAAAAGCAAGAAAGAATTGGTGAAAGAACCTGCAAAGCAAGACAAAGGTCCTGTCAAAGATGGGAAGGTCCCTAAAAAAGAGCCAGAGAAGCCTGTGAAAACTGAGGAGAAGATGCCCGCTAAGACAGTTGATACTAAACAGGATAAGAGAAAACGAAAAGATGACAAGCCACCTGCAAAAGAGCTAGATGCTCCTCCAGTAAAAGTAGCAAAAATGGAAGCTGACATGGCCAAAAGCTCTCCAAAACCTAAACCCAGACTGGAGAGCGAAAGGCCAGTTGAAAAGGAGAAAGTAGCTATTCCATCTCTGATGGATATTAAGCCCGAGCCTGTAAAAAAGATCAGAATCAACAGGGAAACTGGCAAGAGAATATCTAGCATTGATCGGCCACTTTCAGGGGAGGACTCTGCTCATGCCACGGGAAAGGGCAGACTGGACAAGTCCAGAGCAAAATTGAGAAGGAAGGTTCATGCTCCTGATGGGTCAGGGTCCGTATTGGTTGATTACACCAG CACCAGTTCCACAGGTGGAAGCCCCGTCAAAAAGCACGAGGATAAGCTTGACCTAAAGAAGACTGTGGTGAAGACCCTAGAGGAATACACCAATGACAGCTCCACCCCTGCCGAGGATGAAATTGTCATGATCCAAGTGCCCCGTTCCAAGTGGGAAAAGGAGGACTATGAATCTGAGGACGATGACTCAAAGGTTACCGCCAAAGCAGGCAGTGTCAACACATCCACTTCTGCTCCTTCAGAGGAGAACACTGCAGTGAAATCAGCTGACAAGGAGTCTCCGAATGCTGACAAAGCTCCACCTGTCTCCAAAGAGGCAGACGTCAAACCTGCCAAGGACATGTCGGGTGATAAGGAGAAAGATACTGACaaggagaaagacagagagcgAGAACGAGACAGAGGGAAAGAAAAAGACCGCAGCAGCACTGCAGATCGTGAGGTAACTGATAAGCGGAAACCTAGCGCACCTAATCAGGAAAGAGAGCGCGCACAGGAGAAGGGCAGCGACCATAGCAGTGAACGAAGCTCCTCTTCCCAGTCCTCCAGAGATAGGCAAGCAGACAGGACTGAACCTACCTCTAGAAAACCAGCAGGAAGAGAGACGACAACAGCCCCCACCAGTAGGAAAGCAGAGCATCGAGATGATGCAAGAGAGCACTTAAGATCAAAAGATGAGAGAAATCCAATCAGGAGGAGAGTATCACCCTCCCCGCCCCCAAGGGTAAAGGACTCGCACACAGACTCTGGAAGAAAAACTCTTGAAACGCCTCAGGAGTCGCAAAGTCCAAGTAGGAATAAGAGAGCACCATCGCAGAATGCCCCAGAGCTGAAACGAACAGGGCCAGAGGACCACAAAGGGGACTGGCCATCCAGTAAAGAGAGTCAGGGTTCTAGACATTCTGATGTACGTCCCGCAAAGGACCGGGAACACAGGACTCCTCATAGAGCTTTGACTCCAGAGCCTAGGACTGATGCAGAGAAAGGTGGCGCACATGGCGACCACATCAAATCAATCCCATCTGCACGCTCTACAAGACTGTCCTCCGATTTAGCACGGGAAACGGACGAGGCGGCGTTTGTCCCTGACTACAGCGAAAGCGACAGCGAGACCTCGGACGTTGAGAGCAAAATGGAGCAGAGAGGACGAGAGAGGGACAGCAGTGGCAGCCAGAGTCCGAGCCCATCTGGAAGCCACGGGCACAGCAGCACCCCCAGTTCTCCGGGCAGTCAGGACagcaaaaagaagaaaaaggacAAAAAGGAGAAGAAGGAAAAGAAGAAACACAAGaagcacaaaaaacacaaaaagcatAAGAAACATACGAGTAATGAGTCTGAATCAGACCTCAAAGGacagaaacacaaacataaGAAAAAGAAGTCTAAAAAGAGCAAGGACAAAGACAAAGATGACAAGGAGAAAGATGAGAGTGAGAGAGACGAACATAAGGCTAAAGCATccgtttga
- the rbbp6 gene encoding E3 ubiquitin-protein ligase RBBP6 isoform X3: MSCVHYKFSSKLNYDTVTFDGLHITLSDLKRQIMGREKLKAADCDLQITNAQTKEEYTDDGALIPKNSSVIIRRIPIGGLKSTSKTYVIDRSEPSGSSKAIDDSPSISLALLSKTANLAETNASEEDKIKAMMSQSNHDYDPIHYAKKLVGPPPPNYTCFRCGKTGHYIRNCPTNGQDRSFEAPQRIKKSTGIPRSFMVEVDDPNRKGVMLTNSGIYAIPTIDAEAYAIGKKEKPPFLPQNQSSSSEEEDPVPDELLCLICKDLMTDAVVIPCCGNSYCDECIRTCLLESDEHVCPTCKQSDVSPDALIANKFLRQAVNNFRNETGYTKRIRKAAAAHQAAAQGAQTPQAPAQRPPMRLTTSRQQDPLMANVPSSAADSTPPQSAPAAPLSPVATHQPSSTPPSSSSSTVNSSSALAASNYSPVVNSPPHTTKQDDPPLSKEPEVPASTVVPSSDTTVQTTTIPKGYHVPVIGKPNMPQHHMHRSGQPRGSGPRPTGNRPSWEPSSSRGRGPSERPPRTQPPPVQNLPPVVPPVYVPPALFPPPPHPMPQPPGGVPQQYPIQYPPGQQPPPPYNIPPPVFPPVPPNVTAPWVPPGPQPPIANPIPNIPAAPFLSKEEFYRQQRRLKEEEKKSKLEEFTNDFAKELLEYRKIQKERRRSYSRSKSPYRDSSYSGSSYSYSKSRSRSRSPRSYSRSVSRSRSRSRSRSRSRSRSYSRSPYSRRGRGRSRSYRSRSRTPTYHRSRSRSPSYRGREMPGIGTGIYRSRSRSPLYRNHSPGKKLPPPSQIEGERKYAGRYREIPPYDAKAYYGRNIDQSDPYERERYREWEREYREWYDKYFKNYNNPPGGQMRSRAPGGRDPYTPERFAPPRPRENSPYSRGRREDYPPPPQSHGVPQRSRGAMTYQEKCAEKYGHLHVNAAGAGRGLNKEPLKPLKDREPSGSTAADPKSMKHKKHRKKKREDGDLFSHSDSMDESRKDDRKEDSMLMNSSRDDATPVRDEPMDSAAVLYKTTPVKEKKEKTKSKTDKVKRKSDNSGQKKEASGKTTKPAREKESDVPREKVAPVEPAIKRVKDEPSHKSEPSKPQSSESKLMLPRKLMQSRPIKHHQEPKPIKDEAKSKKELVKEPAKQDKGPVKDGKVPKKEPEKPVKTEEKMPAKTVDTKQDKRKRKDDKPPAKELDAPPVKVAKMEADMAKSSPKPKPRLESERPVEKEKVAIPSLMDIKPEPVKKIRINRETGKRISSIDRPLSGEDSAHATGKGRLDKSRAKLRRKVHAPDGSGSVLVDYTSTSSTGGSPVKKHEDKLDLKKTVVKTLEEYTNDSSTPAEDEIVMIQVPRSKWEKEDYESEDDDSKVTAKAGSVNTSTSAPSEENTAVKSADKESPNADKAPPVSKEADVKPAKDMSGDKEKDTDKEKDRERERDRGKEKDRSSTADREVTDKRKPSAPNQERERAQEKGSDHSSERSSSSQSSRDRQADRTEPTSRKPAGRETTTAPTSRKAEHRDDAREHLRSKDERNPIRRRVSPSPPPRVKDSHTDSGRKTLETPQESQSPSRNKRAPSQNAPELKRTGPEDHKGDWPSSKESQGSRHSDVRPAKDREHRTPHRALTPEPRTDAEKGGAHGDHIKSIPSARSTRLSSDLARETDEAAFVPDYSESDSETSDVESKMEQRGRERDSSGSQSPSPSGSHGHSSTPSSPGSQDSKKKKKDKKEKKEKKKHKKHKKHKKHKKHTSNESESDLKGQKHKHKKKKSKKSKDKDKDDKEKDESERDEHKAKASV; this comes from the exons ATGTCTTGTGTCCATTACAAGTTTTCTTCTAAACTTAACTACGACACGGTCACCTTCGATGGCCTTCATATCACGCTCAGTGATTTGAAACGCCAGATCATGGGGCGAGAAAAGCTGAAGGCCGCGGATTGCGACCTGCAAATCACCAACGCTCAGACTAAAGAAG AATACACTGATGATGGAGCCCTCATCCCCAAAAACTCGTCTGTCATCATCAGACGAATCCCTATTGGAGGGCTTAAGTCGACAAGCAAAACATATGTCAT cgATCGATCTGAACCAAGTGGATCTTCAAAAGCA ATTGATGATTCTCCATCCATTTCACTGGCCCTGCTTTCAAAG ACAGCCAATCTTGCTGAAACAAATGCATCCGaggaagacaaaataaaagcaatgatGTCTCAGTCCAACCATGACTATGACCCAATCCA TTATGCAAAGAAGCTTGTTGGTCCACCTCCTCCAAACTACACATGCTTTCGTTGTGGAAAAACTGGACATTATATTCGAAACTGCCCAACGAATGGG CAGGATCGAAGTTTTGAAGCTCCTCAACGGATAAAGAAAAGCACAGGAATTCCTCGGAGTTTCATGGTGGAGGTTGATGATCCAAACAGAAAGGGAGTCATGTTGACCAACAGTGGAATATATGCCATTCCTACTATTGATGC TGAGGCCTATGCCATTGGGAAGAAAGAGAAGCCACCGTTTTTGCCCCAGAATCAATCTTCATCCTCAGAGGAAGAAGATCCAGTACCTGACGAGCTGCTCTGTTTGATCTGCAAGGATCTTATGACGGACGCTGTGGTTATCCCCTGCTGTGGAAATAGCTACTGTGATGAGT GTATTCGAACGTGTTTGCTGGAGTCTGACGAACATGTTTGCCCAACCTGCAAACAATCAGATGTATCTCCTGATGCTTTGATCGCGAACAAATTTTTGCGCCAA GCAGTGAATAATTTCAGGAATGAAACTGGATACACCAAGAGGATTCGAAAAGCCGCAGCTGCTCATCAAGCAGCTGCTCAAGGAGCCCAAACACCACAGGCTCCTGCCCAGCGGCCACCTATGAGACTAACAACCTCACGCCAGCAGGACCCTCTGATGGCCAATGTTCCAAGCTCAGCAGCTGATAGCACCCCTCCCCAAAGCGCACCTGCCGCTCCTTTATCTCCTGTTGCCACTCATCAGCCCTCCAGCACCCCACCTTCTTCCAGCAGCTCCACTGTAAACAGCAGCAGTGCACTTGCAGCGTCGAACTATAGCCCTGTGGTGAATTCTCCTCCGCACACTACTAAGCAGGATGATCCTCCTTTGTCAAA GGAACCAGAGGTCCCAGCATCTACTGTTGTGCCTTCATCAGACACCACTGTCCAGACAACAACTATTCCGAag GGATACCATGTCCCAGTAATTGGAAAGCCGAATATGCCTCAGCACCACATGCACAGATCAG ggCAGCCAAGGGGTAGTGGACCAAGGCCGACTGGAAACCGTCCTTCATGGGAGCC GTCCTCAAGTAGAGGGAGAGGTCCTAGTGAGCGACCACCAAGAACACAGCCTCCTCCAGTACAAAACCTTCCTCCTGTAGTTCCTCCAGTCTATGTGCCTCCTGCTCTTTTTCCTCCTCCACCACATCCTATGCCTCAGCCACCTGGTGGTGTTCCACAGCAGTATCCCATACAGTATCCTCCAGGACAGCAGCCTCCACCTCCCTACAACATTCCACCACCTGTATTTCCACCTGTCCCACCAAATGTGACCGCTCCATGGGTGCCTCCTGGTCCGCAGCCACCTATAGCCAACCCTATCCCTAATATTCCAGCGGCACCTTTTCTATCCAAGGAGGAGTTTTACCGTCAGCAGCGTAGACTGAAGGAGGA GGAGAAGAAGTCTAAACTTGAGGAGTTTACCAATGACTTTGCCAAAGAGCTTTTGGAGTACAGAAAGATCCAGAAGGAGAGAAGGCGATCCTACTCTAG ATCAAAATCTCCTTACAGGGATTCCTCTTACAGTGGCTCATCATATTCCTATTCAAAATCTCGCTCTCGGTCCAGATCACCACGCTCCTACTCTCGATCAGTTTCCCGATCTCGGTCAAGATCCCGCTCACGCTCTCGTTCCAGATCACGCTCCTACTCTCGCTCACCGTACTCCCGCAGGGGCCGAGGGCGAAGCCGTAGCTATCGATCTAGGTCACGCACGCCAACATATCATCGCTCCCGCAGTAGATCACCATCTTATAGGGGTCGGGAGATGCCTGGAATAGGAACTGGAATCTATCGTTCCCGCTCCAGATCCCCACTCTATAGGAATCACAGTCCCGGCAAGAAACTCCCACCCCCTTCTCAAATCGAGGGTGAGCGCAAATATGCAGGGAGGTACAGAGAGATCCCACCTTACGACGCCAAGGCTTATTATGGCCGCAACATAGACCAGAGTGACCCCTATGAGAGAGAGCGATATAGAGAGTGGGAAAGAGAGTACAGGGAGTGGTACGATAAATACTTTAAGAACTACAACAACCCACCAGGTGGTCAAATGAGAAGCCGTGCTCCAGGTGGCAGAGACCCCTATACCCCTGAGCGTTTTGCTCCTCCCCGACCAAGAGAAAACTCCCCCTACAGCAGGGGACGTCGGGAGGATTATCCGCCGCCACCTCAGAGCCATGGTGTCCCACAGAGAAGCAGAGGAGCCATGACATACCAAGAGAAGTGTGCTGAGAAGTATGGCCACCTTCATGTCAACGCCGCTGGAGCAGGGAGAGGACTTAACAAAGAGCCTTTGAAACCTCTCAAGGACAGAGAACCCAGTGGCAGCACTGCTGCAGACCCCAAGTCTATGAAGCATAAAAAGCATCGCAAAAAGAAGAGAGAAGATGGTGACCTTTTCAGCCACTCTGACTCTATGGATGAATCCAGGAAAGATGACCGTAAGGAGGACTCCATGCTGATGAATTCGAGTCGTGACGATGCCACACCTGTCAGAGATGAGCCCATGGATAGTGCTGCAGTGCTCTACAAGACTACCCCTGtaaaggaaaagaaagagaagaCTAAAAGCAAAACTGACAAAGTTAAACGAAAGTCTGACAACAGTGGGCAGAAGAAGGAAGCATCAGGAAAGACGACAAAACCTGCCAGAGAGAAAGAATCTGATGTACCGCGAGAGAAGGTGGCTCCCGTTGAACCAGCCATTAAGAGAGTCAAAGATGAACCATCCCACAAATCTGAACCAAGCAAACCTCAATCCTCAGAGTCCAAACTCATGCTCCCACGCAAGTTGATGCAGTCTAGGCCCATCAAACACCATCAGGAGCCGAAGCCTATCAAAGATGAGGCCAAAAGCAAGAAAGAATTGGTGAAAGAACCTGCAAAGCAAGACAAAGGTCCTGTCAAAGATGGGAAGGTCCCTAAAAAAGAGCCAGAGAAGCCTGTGAAAACTGAGGAGAAGATGCCCGCTAAGACAGTTGATACTAAACAGGATAAGAGAAAACGAAAAGATGACAAGCCACCTGCAAAAGAGCTAGATGCTCCTCCAGTAAAAGTAGCAAAAATGGAAGCTGACATGGCCAAAAGCTCTCCAAAACCTAAACCCAGACTGGAGAGCGAAAGGCCAGTTGAAAAGGAGAAAGTAGCTATTCCATCTCTGATGGATATTAAGCCCGAGCCTGTAAAAAAGATCAGAATCAACAGGGAAACTGGCAAGAGAATATCTAGCATTGATCGGCCACTTTCAGGGGAGGACTCTGCTCATGCCACGGGAAAGGGCAGACTGGACAAGTCCAGAGCAAAATTGAGAAGGAAGGTTCATGCTCCTGATGGGTCAGGGTCCGTATTGGTTGATTACACCAG CACCAGTTCCACAGGTGGAAGCCCCGTCAAAAAGCACGAGGATAAGCTTGACCTAAAGAAGACTGTGGTGAAGACCCTAGAGGAATACACCAATGACAGCTCCACCCCTGCCGAGGATGAAATTGTCATGATCCAAGTGCCCCGTTCCAAGTGGGAAAAGGAGGACTATGAATCTGAGGACGATGACTCAAAGGTTACCGCCAAAGCAGGCAGTGTCAACACATCCACTTCTGCTCCTTCAGAGGAGAACACTGCAGTGAAATCAGCTGACAAGGAGTCTCCGAATGCTGACAAAGCTCCACCTGTCTCCAAAGAGGCAGACGTCAAACCTGCCAAGGACATGTCGGGTGATAAGGAGAAAGATACTGACaaggagaaagacagagagcgAGAACGAGACAGAGGGAAAGAAAAAGACCGCAGCAGCACTGCAGATCGTGAGGTAACTGATAAGCGGAAACCTAGCGCACCTAATCAGGAAAGAGAGCGCGCACAGGAGAAGGGCAGCGACCATAGCAGTGAACGAAGCTCCTCTTCCCAGTCCTCCAGAGATAGGCAAGCAGACAGGACTGAACCTACCTCTAGAAAACCAGCAGGAAGAGAGACGACAACAGCCCCCACCAGTAGGAAAGCAGAGCATCGAGATGATGCAAGAGAGCACTTAAGATCAAAAGATGAGAGAAATCCAATCAGGAGGAGAGTATCACCCTCCCCGCCCCCAAGGGTAAAGGACTCGCACACAGACTCTGGAAGAAAAACTCTTGAAACGCCTCAGGAGTCGCAAAGTCCAAGTAGGAATAAGAGAGCACCATCGCAGAATGCCCCAGAGCTGAAACGAACAGGGCCAGAGGACCACAAAGGGGACTGGCCATCCAGTAAAGAGAGTCAGGGTTCTAGACATTCTGATGTACGTCCCGCAAAGGACCGGGAACACAGGACTCCTCATAGAGCTTTGACTCCAGAGCCTAGGACTGATGCAGAGAAAGGTGGCGCACATGGCGACCACATCAAATCAATCCCATCTGCACGCTCTACAAGACTGTCCTCCGATTTAGCACGGGAAACGGACGAGGCGGCGTTTGTCCCTGACTACAGCGAAAGCGACAGCGAGACCTCGGACGTTGAGAGCAAAATGGAGCAGAGAGGACGAGAGAGGGACAGCAGTGGCAGCCAGAGTCCGAGCCCATCTGGAAGCCACGGGCACAGCAGCACCCCCAGTTCTCCGGGCAGTCAGGACagcaaaaagaagaaaaaggacAAAAAGGAGAAGAAGGAAAAGAAGAAACACAAGaagcacaaaaaacacaaaaagcatAAGAAACATACGAGTAATGAGTCTGAATCAGACCTCAAAGGacagaaacacaaacataaGAAAAAGAAGTCTAAAAAGAGCAAGGACAAAGACAAAGATGACAAGGAGAAAGATGAGAGTGAGAGAGACGAACATAAGGCTAAAGCATccgtttga